A region of Campylobacter armoricus DNA encodes the following proteins:
- a CDS encoding lysophospholipid acyltransferase family protein, translating to MKIYQNFKALIFWIEFIISIIFLCIFFLLTQSQDKIWKIRKKWAKLQKYVINYKIQTQGSIHPQTNLFLINHQSLLDIVVLEDLCPKNISWIAKKELGEIPIFKTLIKKPKIICIDRSPKGLVKLLKEAKDRLKEGRILAIFPEGTRSKTQKLLKFKVGAKILSEKLNLKVQPVVIIDSAKILDTQNFSAKSGILKVIFLEPIDTSKEDWFEQSRKNMQAVLDKERAQV from the coding sequence GTGAAAATTTATCAAAATTTTAAAGCTTTGATTTTTTGGATAGAATTTATTATTTCTATTATATTTTTATGTATTTTTTTTCTACTAACCCAATCTCAAGATAAAATATGGAAAATTAGAAAGAAATGGGCTAAATTACAAAAATATGTTATAAATTACAAAATTCAAACTCAAGGCTCTATACACCCGCAAACAAATTTATTCTTAATTAATCATCAAAGCTTATTAGATATAGTGGTTTTAGAAGATTTATGTCCAAAAAATATTTCTTGGATAGCCAAAAAAGAATTAGGAGAAATTCCTATTTTTAAAACACTGATTAAAAAACCTAAAATTATTTGCATAGATAGAAGTCCCAAAGGCCTAGTAAAACTTTTAAAAGAGGCTAAAGATAGATTAAAAGAAGGTAGGATTTTAGCTATTTTCCCTGAAGGAACAAGATCAAAAACACAAAAATTACTAAAATTTAAAGTCGGTGCTAAAATTTTATCTGAAAAATTAAATCTAAAAGTTCAACCTGTAGTAATTATTGATTCGGCTAAAATTTTAGATACACAAAATTTTAGTGCAAAAAGTGGGATTTTAAAAGTAATCTTTTTAGAACCTATAGATACAAGCAAAGAAGATTGGTTTGAACAAAGCAGAAAAAACATGCAAGCAGTGCTAGATAAAGAAAGGGCACAAGTATGA
- a CDS encoding mechanosensitive ion channel family protein: MKKILLILFLPFFLLAQEDIKRLDQKLDELHNSLSYNTWVVKYNNFNIYKKTLDEIISLEKESLKANERNKNIIEKQILILKERLELLSEYKTTNFTKMILAPEEVEKMEKITNPLAIVSAYSHIKKLKRDKEDYINLLNSFKQTLQELEKENILITEITKLDPSKEHNNHLRISNQMVKDFTQTLRFGEISYSVYEKKIQEEIDITTASIKIQGVRAFNIVLAIFIVIAIAFLLKFIARKYIGDNDRFYTANKIINFININVIILILLFGYIENISYLVTVLGFASAGLAIAMKDMFMSMLGWCVIVFGGSFRVGDRVKVFQNNTHYIGDIIDISFLRITLYEDISLLTYTDNRRAGRIIFIPNNFIFTNLISNYTHHGVKTIWDGLDITLTFDSNHQKALEIVEEIVIKASKGYTRIAKESMNKLRNEYSIRNPKVEPRFFIFLEGYGMRISAWYMTNSYAALILRSNISKEIINEFNKHDDIKIAYPSQNLYMAKHEFIENKENV, from the coding sequence ATGAAAAAAATACTTTTAATTTTATTTTTACCATTTTTTTTATTAGCACAAGAAGATATAAAGCGTTTAGATCAAAAATTAGATGAATTGCATAATAGTTTATCTTATAATACTTGGGTGGTTAAGTATAATAATTTTAATATTTATAAAAAAACATTAGATGAAATTATATCTTTAGAAAAAGAAAGTTTAAAGGCTAATGAGCGTAATAAAAATATCATAGAAAAGCAAATTTTGATTTTAAAAGAAAGATTAGAACTTTTAAGTGAGTATAAAACTACTAATTTTACTAAAATGATATTAGCTCCTGAAGAAGTAGAAAAAATGGAAAAAATTACTAATCCTTTAGCTATAGTTTCTGCTTATTCTCATATAAAAAAATTAAAACGCGACAAAGAAGATTATATAAATTTATTAAATAGCTTTAAACAAACTTTACAAGAACTTGAAAAAGAAAATATTTTAATTACCGAGATAACTAAACTAGATCCAAGCAAAGAACATAACAATCATTTAAGAATTTCTAATCAAATGGTTAAAGATTTTACACAGACTTTGCGTTTTGGCGAAATTTCTTATTCTGTTTATGAAAAGAAAATTCAAGAAGAAATAGACATAACCACCGCTTCTATTAAAATTCAAGGTGTAAGAGCTTTTAATATAGTTTTGGCTATTTTTATAGTGATAGCCATAGCATTTTTACTCAAATTTATAGCAAGAAAATATATAGGTGATAATGATCGTTTTTATACAGCGAATAAAATTATCAATTTTATTAATATTAATGTGATTATTTTAATTTTGCTTTTTGGATATATAGAAAATATTAGCTATTTGGTTACCGTGCTTGGTTTTGCTTCTGCTGGTTTGGCTATTGCAATGAAAGATATGTTTATGTCTATGCTTGGTTGGTGTGTGATAGTTTTTGGTGGTAGTTTTAGAGTGGGTGATAGAGTGAAAGTTTTTCAAAATAATACACATTATATTGGAGATATTATAGATATTTCTTTTTTGAGAATTACGCTTTATGAGGATATTTCGTTGCTAACTTATACTGATAATCGAAGAGCAGGTAGGATTATTTTTATTCCAAATAATTTTATATTTACAAATCTTATATCAAATTATACTCATCATGGTGTAAAAACCATTTGGGATGGACTTGATATTACTTTAACTTTTGATTCAAATCATCAAAAAGCTTTAGAAATTGTAGAAGAAATCGTTATAAAAGCTTCTAAGGGTTATACTAGAATAGCTAAAGAATCTATGAATAAATTAAGAAATGAATATAGTATTAGAAATCCTAAAGTAGAACCAAGATTTTTTATTTTTTTAGAGGGCTATGGTATGAGAATTTCTGCGTGGTATATGACAAATTCTTATGCGGCTTTGATTTTAAGAAGTAATATTAGTAAAGAAATTATTAATGAATTTAATAAACATGATGATATAAAAATAGCTTATCCATCACAAAATCTTTATATGGCAAAGCATGAATTTATAGAAAATAAGGAAAATGTTTGA
- the mog gene encoding molybdopterin adenylyltransferase encodes MIKIGILVLSDRASSGIYEDKSGVEIEKILDSYIKNEKKFYYELIPDEYDLIIEKLIYLTDEVKCDLIFTTGGTGPALRDVTPEATQAVCDKMLPGFGELMRAKSLEYVPTAILSRQSAGIKGKSLIVNLPGNPKAIKECLEPIFPAIPYCVDLIDGAYIENNEEIISVFRPKKK; translated from the coding sequence ATGATAAAAATAGGAATTTTAGTGCTTTCAGATAGAGCAAGTAGTGGGATTTATGAAGATAAATCAGGGGTAGAAATAGAAAAGATTTTAGATTCTTATATAAAAAATGAAAAAAAATTTTATTATGAATTAATTCCTGATGAGTATGATTTAATTATAGAAAAATTAATATATTTAACAGATGAAGTAAAGTGTGATTTGATTTTTACTACAGGTGGCACAGGTCCTGCATTGCGTGATGTTACACCAGAAGCTACCCAAGCAGTGTGTGATAAAATGCTTCCAGGTTTTGGAGAGCTAATGCGTGCTAAAAGCTTAGAATATGTTCCAACGGCCATACTTTCAAGACAAAGTGCAGGTATAAAAGGAAAGTCTTTGATAGTAAATTTACCAGGAAATCCAAAAGCTATAAAAGAGTGTTTAGAGCCTATATTTCCTGCAATTCCTTATTGTGTGGATTTAATAGATGGAGCTTATATAGAAAATAATGAAGAAATAATTTCTGTGTTTAGACCAAAGAAAAAGTAA
- a CDS encoding AAA family ATPase, protein MKNKKIILASFLLLCVLLIIGIVKNQPEYISKGVYDELLENDLIQKAIVDDNEVLLKSKEGNFLITKDVVDLNALWQKIPLEYTKDYNLGEIALILILLTFLVSFLLFLNKRNKDRQNLLSLEKNILEKNEHKNTIQAVVSDVKFKDVAGVDEAKVELLEIVDFLKNPQKYKNFGVKMPKGVLLVGPPGVGKTLIAKAVAGEAGVPFFYQSGASFVEIYVGMGAKRVRELFLKAKSQAPSIIFIDEIDAVGKSRGDFSNVERDNTLNQLLTQMDGFEDNSGVIVMAATNKIDLMDNALLRSGRFDRRIFISLPDFKDRMYILQNYMKEKNSNVNLEKIAKVSVGFSGAALETLVNEAAINAIRRKSDFIEESDFFAVLNKVLLGKKKIFSLNDNERKIQSTYQAAKALCAFYFDIKFEKITLIEDRFKEYENTIKSRSELLNKIKVFLAGSIAMELIFNESYTNAQSDLLKVKEILAFMENFGMLNEGLLQDQKQEVKEFLEMMKDKITKLASILLENEKIERQDVEKVIMELK, encoded by the coding sequence ATGAAAAATAAAAAGATTATTTTAGCTTCATTTTTATTGCTTTGTGTTTTATTGATTATAGGTATAGTTAAAAATCAACCTGAATACATTAGCAAAGGTGTGTATGATGAGCTTTTGGAAAATGATTTAATTCAAAAAGCAATAGTAGATGATAATGAAGTATTGCTTAAAAGCAAGGAAGGAAATTTTTTAATTACTAAAGATGTAGTGGATTTAAATGCTTTATGGCAAAAAATTCCTTTAGAATACACAAAAGATTATAATTTAGGCGAAATTGCCCTAATACTGATTTTACTTACTTTTCTTGTCAGTTTTTTACTTTTTTTAAATAAAAGAAACAAAGACAGGCAAAATTTACTTTCTTTAGAAAAAAATATTTTAGAAAAAAATGAACATAAAAATACCATACAAGCTGTTGTAAGTGATGTAAAATTTAAAGATGTTGCTGGAGTAGATGAAGCTAAAGTAGAGCTTTTAGAGATTGTGGATTTTTTAAAAAATCCACAAAAATACAAAAACTTTGGTGTTAAAATGCCAAAAGGTGTTTTGCTTGTAGGTCCTCCTGGTGTAGGTAAAACTCTGATAGCTAAAGCTGTAGCAGGTGAAGCAGGTGTGCCATTTTTTTATCAAAGTGGAGCAAGTTTTGTCGAAATTTATGTAGGAATGGGGGCAAAAAGAGTAAGGGAGCTTTTTTTAAAAGCTAAATCACAAGCACCCAGTATAATTTTTATAGATGAAATAGATGCAGTTGGTAAAAGTAGGGGGGATTTTTCCAATGTAGAAAGAGATAACACTCTCAATCAACTTTTAACACAAATGGATGGATTTGAAGATAATAGTGGTGTTATAGTAATGGCTGCTACTAATAAAATTGATCTTATGGATAATGCTTTATTAAGATCAGGTCGTTTTGATAGAAGAATTTTTATATCTTTGCCGGATTTTAAAGATAGAATGTATATTTTACAAAACTATATGAAAGAAAAAAATTCTAATGTTAATTTAGAGAAAATAGCAAAAGTTAGTGTAGGTTTTAGTGGGGCTGCTTTGGAAACTTTGGTTAATGAAGCAGCGATTAATGCTATAAGAAGAAAATCTGATTTTATAGAAGAAAGTGATTTTTTTGCGGTTTTAAATAAAGTCTTATTAGGTAAGAAAAAGATTTTTTCGCTTAATGACAATGAAAGAAAAATTCAATCTACTTATCAAGCGGCAAAGGCTTTGTGTGCTTTTTATTTTGATATTAAATTTGAAAAAATCACCTTAATAGAAGATAGATTTAAAGAATACGAAAACACTATCAAATCAAGATCTGAGCTTTTAAATAAAATAAAAGTGTTTTTAGCTGGTTCAATAGCTATGGAGCTTATTTTTAATGAAAGTTATACTAACGCACAAAGTGATCTTTTAAAAGTTAAGGAAATACTAGCTTTTATGGAAAATTTTGGAATGCTAAATGAAGGTTTGTTGCAAGATCAAAAGCAAGAAGTAAAAGAATTTTTAGAGATGATGAAAGATAAGATTACAAAACTTGCTAGTATTCTTTTAGAAAATGAAAAGATAGAAAGGCAAGATGTAGAAAAAGTAATAATGGAGTTAAAATGA
- the crcB gene encoding fluoride efflux transporter CrcB translates to MIGTILAVGFGGFLGAIARMITSSFFSKIIPHNYPYGTLFVNIIGSFLIGLFFSYANSKGVHILTKSLVSTGFLGAFTTFSTFSYENLLFLQSGNYFQFLLNIFLNVALCLLAVWLGFLILK, encoded by the coding sequence ATGATTGGAACTATTTTAGCTGTAGGTTTTGGTGGCTTTTTAGGAGCGATTGCTAGAATGATCACAAGTAGTTTTTTTAGTAAAATTATTCCACATAATTATCCCTATGGAACTTTATTTGTAAATATTATAGGTTCGTTTTTAATAGGTTTATTTTTTTCTTATGCGAACTCTAAAGGTGTGCATATTTTGACCAAAAGTTTAGTTAGCACTGGTTTTTTAGGTGCTTTTACAACATTTTCAACTTTTTCTTATGAAAATTTGCTATTTTTACAAAGTGGTAATTATTTTCAATTTTTATTAAATATATTCTTAAATGTAGCTCTTTGCCTTTTGGCGGTATGGCTAGGATTTTTAATTTTAAAATAA
- the mtaB gene encoding tRNA (N(6)-L-threonylcarbamoyladenosine(37)-C(2))-methylthiotransferase MtaB, whose translation MKKKVYFKTFGCRTNIYDTQLLKTYIKDHEITQNEQDADVIVINSCTVTNGADSGLRAYINSVKKSGVKVILTGCGAISKGRDFFDKNEIFGVLGASNKNKINDLISQDKAFYEIGDLKFIDTKIVSNYENHTKAFVKIQEGCDFACSYCIIPSVRGKSRSVPSEEIIKQIKLLAQNGYSEVVLTGTNIGSYGLKDKTTLGKLLQEIGKISSIKRVRLGSLEPAQIDESFKEILNETWLEKHLHIALQHTHEKMLRIMRRRSHTQNDLALFNELSQKGFALGTDFIVAHPGESEIIWQEALENFKHFNLTHIHAFIFSPRDNTHSASMKERINGDIAKERLNILKEIVAKNNYKFRKNQKDTLEILVESKKDGFYEGYDQFFNKIKIASKEDIAKQWINIKDYDCLEEYNFTRLDDEK comes from the coding sequence TTGAAAAAAAAGGTATATTTTAAAACTTTTGGTTGTAGAACAAATATCTATGATACGCAATTGTTAAAAACATATATCAAAGATCATGAAATTACACAAAATGAACAAGATGCTGATGTGATAGTGATAAATTCATGCACGGTTACAAATGGTGCTGATAGTGGTCTTAGAGCTTATATTAATAGTGTGAAAAAAAGTGGTGTTAAAGTTATACTTACAGGTTGTGGTGCTATAAGCAAGGGTAGAGATTTTTTTGATAAAAATGAGATTTTTGGAGTATTAGGCGCTTCAAACAAAAATAAGATTAATGATTTAATTTCTCAAGATAAAGCATTTTATGAAATAGGGGATTTGAAATTTATTGATACAAAAATAGTAAGTAATTATGAAAACCACACTAAAGCTTTTGTGAAAATTCAAGAAGGTTGTGATTTTGCTTGCAGCTATTGTATAATCCCTAGTGTTAGAGGTAAATCAAGAAGTGTGCCAAGTGAAGAAATCATCAAGCAAATCAAACTTTTAGCACAAAATGGCTATAGCGAAGTCGTATTAACAGGGACAAATATAGGAAGCTATGGTTTAAAAGATAAAACTACCCTTGGAAAATTACTCCAAGAAATAGGTAAAATTAGTAGCATTAAAAGGGTAAGGCTTGGGAGCTTAGAACCTGCTCAAATTGATGAAAGTTTTAAAGAAATTTTAAATGAAACTTGGTTGGAAAAGCACTTGCATATTGCTTTGCAACATACCCATGAAAAAATGTTACGCATTATGCGTAGAAGATCGCATACTCAAAATGATTTAGCTTTGTTTAATGAATTAAGCCAAAAAGGTTTTGCTTTGGGGACTGATTTTATAGTAGCTCATCCTGGAGAAAGTGAGATAATATGGCAAGAAGCCTTAGAAAATTTTAAACACTTTAATTTAACACATATTCACGCTTTTATCTTCTCTCCGCGTGATAATACTCACTCTGCTTCCATGAAAGAGCGTATAAACGGAGATATTGCTAAAGAAAGATTAAATATATTAAAAGAAATTGTTGCAAAAAATAATTATAAATTTAGAAAAAATCAAAAAGATACTTTAGAAATTTTAGTTGAGAGTAAAAAAGATGGTTTTTATGAAGGCTATGATCAATTTTTTAATAAAATCAAAATTGCTAGCAAAGAAGATATCGCAAAACAATGGATAAATATAAAAGATTATGATTGTTTAGAAGAATATAATTTTACAAGGTTAGATGATGAAAAATAA
- the purQ gene encoding phosphoribosylformylglycinamidine synthase subunit PurQ, which yields MKVAIIRFPGTNCEFDTAYAFKKLGIETEIIWHEKQDFSADLIVLPGGFSYGDYLRCAAIAKLAPAMKTLKEHVKKGGYVLGICNGFQILLELGLLKGAMKHNNSLSFISKMQKLQVISNNNSFLKNFQKNDIIELPIAHGEGNYFINEDGIKMLEDKDMILLKYINNPNGSLNDIAGICDENKKVFGLMPHPERMCDDILGSSVGLKMFEGFMHC from the coding sequence ATGAAAGTAGCTATTATTCGTTTCCCTGGAACAAATTGTGAATTTGATACAGCTTATGCTTTTAAAAAATTAGGAATAGAAACGGAAATAATATGGCACGAAAAACAAGATTTTAGTGCAGATTTGATTGTTTTACCTGGTGGTTTTTCTTATGGAGATTATTTAAGATGTGCTGCTATTGCAAAACTTGCTCCTGCTATGAAAACACTTAAAGAACATGTAAAAAAAGGCGGGTATGTTTTAGGTATATGCAATGGATTTCAGATTCTTTTAGAGCTTGGACTTTTAAAAGGAGCTATGAAACATAATAATAGTCTTAGTTTTATCTCAAAAATGCAAAAATTACAAGTCATATCAAATAACAACTCTTTTTTAAAAAATTTTCAAAAGAATGATATTATAGAACTTCCTATAGCCCATGGAGAAGGGAATTATTTTATCAACGAAGATGGCATTAAAATGCTTGAAGATAAAGATATGATATTGTTAAAATACATTAACAATCCAAATGGCTCTTTAAACGATATAGCTGGAATTTGTGATGAAAATAAAAAAGTTTTTGGACTTATGCCCCATCCTGAAAGAATGTGTGATGATATATTAGGTTCAAGTGTAGGACTTAAAATGTTTGAAGGATTTATGCATTGTTAA
- a CDS encoding rhodanese-like domain-containing protein produces the protein MKKIFLSLALCASFVLAEVKNIDINADVLENYQVIDVRKPSEWSQTGTIKNAIKISFYNEDGSVNENFVEEVKKISSDKPIAIVCRSGARSAKASALLDQNGIEVTNLKGGMNALLSQGYKTSK, from the coding sequence ATGAAAAAAATATTTTTATCTTTAGCACTTTGTGCTAGTTTTGTTTTAGCAGAAGTTAAAAATATCGATATTAATGCGGATGTTTTGGAAAATTATCAAGTAATTGATGTTAGAAAACCTAGCGAATGGTCACAAACTGGCACAATAAAAAACGCCATTAAAATTAGCTTTTATAACGAAGATGGCAGTGTGAATGAAAATTTCGTTGAAGAAGTTAAAAAGATTTCAAGTGACAAACCTATCGCTATAGTTTGTAGAAGCGGTGCTAGAAGTGCTAAAGCTTCTGCTTTACTAGATCAAAATGGTATAGAAGTTACTAATTTAAAAGGCGGTATGAACGCACTTTTATCACAAGGCTATAAAACCTCAAAGTAA
- a CDS encoding rhodanese-like domain-containing protein, which yields MKNIAISKDILENYCIIDVRTPSEWKNGVIDNAYLIALCDDNGYMNENFINEFKTKIDFKSQNIAFVCATGSRSKHTAMMIEDALGIECVNLDGGMVALLSQGYEVIKKES from the coding sequence ATGAAAAACATAGCTATTTCTAAAGATATTTTAGAAAATTATTGCATTATAGATGTAAGAACCCCTAGTGAATGGAAAAATGGGGTTATTGATAATGCTTATTTAATTGCACTTTGTGACGATAATGGTTATATGAATGAAAATTTCATAAATGAGTTTAAAACTAAAATAGATTTTAAAAGCCAAAACATAGCTTTTGTATGTGCTACAGGCTCAAGAAGCAAACATACTGCTATGATGATAGAAGATGCACTAGGTATAGAATGTGTTAATCTTGATGGAGGTATGGTAGCGCTTTTATCACAAGGTTATGAAGTCATAAAAAAGGAAAGTTGA
- the purS gene encoding phosphoribosylformylglycinamidine synthase subunit PurS translates to MKVVVNISLKNGVLDPQGKAIEKALHSLDFNNVSNVKTSKQISFDIACDCKDEALKQVDLMCKELLANTVIEDYEILL, encoded by the coding sequence ATGAAAGTGGTTGTAAATATTTCTTTAAAAAATGGAGTTTTAGATCCTCAAGGTAAAGCCATAGAAAAGGCTTTACATTCTTTAGATTTTAACAATGTTTCTAATGTAAAAACATCAAAGCAAATTAGTTTTGATATAGCTTGTGATTGTAAAGATGAGGCTTTAAAACAAGTAGATTTAATGTGTAAAGAGTTGTTGGCTAATACCGTTATAGAAGATTATGAGATATTATTATGA
- the htpG gene encoding molecular chaperone HtpG: MQFQTEVNQLLQLMIHSLYSNKEIFLRELISNASDALDKLSYLSVSNDAYKSLKFEPKIQINFNQEAKTLTISDNGIGMNKEDLINHLGTIAKSGTKSFLENLSGDAKKDSQLIGQFGVGFYSAFMVASKIEVLSKKALDDKAYLWTSDANGYEIEDAKKDEQGTCITLHLKDEEFLNSYRIESIVEKYSNHIQFPIFMEKEEYLPLEEGEKEPKKELKNTQINTASALWRQNKASLKADDYEKFYEQNFHDSNKPMLYIHTKAEGSIEYNSLFFIPAQAPFDLYRVDYKSGLKLYVKRVFISDDDKELLPTYLRFVRGIIDVEDLPLNVSREILQENKILKSVQEASVKKILAELKKFKEKDKENYLKFHENFGKVLKEGLYGFGENKDTIAKLLYFKNSDKEELIDLEEYKQNLAEGQKEIFYISGKNEKLLRNSPLLESYKQKNINVLLLDEEIDTIVMPMMNEFEGLKFSAINHLTSEEISEEQKAEFAPLLIKIKEVLKDEVEEVKLSQRLSNSPSCIVYDQNKPDFAMQQILKQMGQEQQVKPILEINPNHEILKALKENDTLTNEMAHILLNMAKLSEGMGIDNPSEFNNALNKIISKALKK; the protein is encoded by the coding sequence ATGCAATTTCAAACTGAAGTTAATCAACTTTTACAATTAATGATTCATTCTTTGTATTCTAACAAAGAAATATTTTTAAGAGAACTTATTTCTAATGCAAGTGATGCACTTGATAAACTTAGTTATTTAAGTGTTAGTAATGATGCTTATAAAAGTTTAAAATTTGAACCAAAAATTCAAATTAATTTCAATCAAGAAGCAAAAACTTTAACCATAAGTGATAATGGTATAGGTATGAATAAAGAAGATTTAATCAATCATCTTGGAACCATAGCAAAAAGTGGCACAAAAAGTTTTTTAGAAAATTTAAGTGGAGATGCGAAAAAAGATTCTCAGCTTATAGGACAATTTGGTGTAGGTTTTTACTCTGCATTTATGGTTGCTTCTAAAATAGAAGTATTAAGTAAAAAAGCACTAGATGATAAAGCTTATCTTTGGACTTCTGATGCAAATGGATATGAGATAGAAGATGCTAAAAAAGATGAACAAGGAACTTGTATTACTCTGCACTTAAAAGACGAAGAATTTTTAAATTCATATCGCATAGAAAGTATAGTTGAAAAATATTCAAACCATATACAATTTCCTATTTTTATGGAAAAAGAAGAGTACTTACCTTTAGAAGAAGGTGAAAAAGAACCTAAAAAAGAATTAAAAAATACCCAAATAAACACCGCAAGTGCTTTGTGGAGACAAAACAAAGCTAGTTTAAAAGCTGATGATTATGAAAAATTTTATGAGCAAAATTTTCACGATTCAAACAAACCCATGCTTTACATACACACAAAAGCAGAAGGTTCTATAGAATATAATTCATTATTTTTCATACCTGCTCAAGCTCCATTTGATTTGTATAGAGTAGATTATAAAAGTGGTTTAAAACTTTATGTAAAACGCGTGTTTATTAGTGATGATGACAAAGAATTATTGCCAACATATTTAAGATTTGTGCGTGGTATTATCGATGTAGAAGATCTTCCGCTTAATGTTAGCCGTGAAATCTTACAAGAAAACAAAATTTTAAAAAGCGTTCAAGAAGCAAGTGTTAAAAAAATCCTAGCTGAACTTAAAAAATTTAAAGAAAAAGATAAAGAAAATTATCTTAAATTTCATGAAAATTTTGGAAAAGTTTTAAAAGAAGGTTTGTATGGATTTGGTGAAAATAAAGATACTATTGCTAAACTTTTATACTTTAAAAACTCCGATAAAGAAGAACTAATTGATCTTGAAGAATACAAACAAAATTTAGCAGAAGGTCAAAAAGAAATTTTTTATATTAGTGGTAAAAATGAAAAACTTCTAAGGAATTCGCCACTTCTTGAAAGCTATAAACAAAAAAATATCAATGTTTTATTGCTTGATGAGGAAATTGATACTATAGTTATGCCTATGATGAATGAATTTGAAGGCTTGAAATTTAGCGCTATTAATCATTTAACTAGTGAGGAAATTAGTGAAGAACAAAAGGCTGAATTTGCACCTTTACTTATCAAGATAAAAGAAGTTTTAAAAGATGAAGTAGAAGAAGTAAAACTTAGCCAAAGACTTTCAAATAGTCCAAGTTGCATTGTTTATGATCAAAACAAACCTGACTTTGCTATGCAACAAATTCTTAAACAAATGGGACAAGAACAACAAGTCAAACCTATACTTGAAATCAATCCTAATCATGAAATTTTAAAAGCACTAAAAGAAAATGATACTTTAACTAATGAAATGGCACATATATTATTGAATATGGCTAAACTTAGCGAAGGTATGGGTATAGATAATCCAAGTGAGTTTAACAATGCATTAAATAAAATAATCTCTAAGGCTTTAAAAAAATGA
- the aroB gene encoding 3-dehydroquinate synthase — protein sequence MQVKVNLDKNTSYNVYINELEELNFDTKVVILTNELIANLHLNTLLEKIQAKELFIIKIKDGEEYKNLKTIEYILDQMFAYKLDRKSMLISFGGGVVSDMGGFVASIYQRGIDFINIPTTLLACVDASVGGKTGVNNKFGKNLIGSFYQPKAVYCESEFLKTLPSRELAAGMAEFIKMAVIFDEKIFSFLENLDENKFLNANLDDEIFAKIIQKSIELKANIVSQDEKESGVRMLLNYGHTFAHVIENLTQYKIYLHGEAVAIGINMANTLAVRLGLLDEVRCKRILNLLKKFKLPTSYKISNTNEFYEAFFLDKKTHHQKINFILPCGLGKACIKNDISKEDIMQTLKAFV from the coding sequence ATGCAAGTTAAGGTAAATTTAGATAAAAATACAAGTTATAATGTCTATATAAATGAACTAGAAGAGTTGAATTTTGATACTAAAGTAGTGATTTTGACTAATGAATTAATAGCAAACCTTCATCTAAATACACTTTTAGAAAAAATTCAAGCCAAAGAACTTTTTATCATAAAAATAAAAGATGGTGAAGAGTATAAAAATTTAAAAACTATAGAATATATCCTAGATCAAATGTTTGCTTATAAGCTAGATAGAAAAAGTATGCTTATAAGCTTTGGCGGTGGAGTGGTATCTGATATGGGTGGTTTTGTGGCAAGTATATATCAAAGAGGGATAGATTTTATAAATATACCAACAACTTTACTAGCTTGTGTTGATGCAAGTGTAGGTGGAAAAACTGGAGTTAATAATAAATTTGGAAAAAATTTAATAGGTAGTTTTTATCAACCAAAAGCAGTGTATTGTGAGAGCGAGTTTTTAAAAACTTTACCTTCAAGAGAATTAGCTGCTGGTATGGCTGAATTTATCAAAATGGCTGTGATTTTTGATGAGAAAATTTTTTCATTTTTAGAAAATTTAGATGAGAACAAATTTCTAAATGCTAATTTAGATGATGAAATTTTTGCAAAAATTATCCAAAAAAGTATAGAGCTTAAAGCTAATATAGTTTCACAAGATGAAAAAGAAAGTGGTGTAAGAATGTTATTAAATTACGGACATACTTTTGCCCATGTGATAGAAAATCTCACTCAGTATAAGATATATTTGCATGGTGAAGCTGTAGCCATAGGTATAAATATGGCAAATACTTTAGCCGTAAGATTGGGATTATTAGACGAAGTTAGGTGTAAAAGAATTCTTAATTTGCTTAAAAAATTTAAACTACCAACTTCTTATAAAATTTCTAATACAAATGAGTTTTATGAAGCATTTTTTTTAGATAAAAAAACACACCATCAAAAAATAAATTTTATTTTACCTTGTGGTTTGGGTAAAGCGTGTATTAAAAATGATATTTCTAAAGAAGATATTATGCAGACTTTAAAGGCTTTTGTATGA